A DNA window from Shewanella baltica contains the following coding sequences:
- a CDS encoding replication protein P codes for MTLKSIADVISLEQQKRVVYSAKNAGPTQSYFCEVESKPDCDQLQAAARIINILFAELQSCFPAWKVTFPSKSDVNAAKRTWTKGLLEAGITTEQQLKYGLRKARQVDSPFWPSLGQFTKWCQPDPADYGLPNTRQAYLEACRNAHRLTEMKYDEWSHPAVYIALKNTGTFDIRNRPAAETWPIFKRNYEIATRRALVGEDLNAEIPKALPPRPTPRPVDPEVAKQHLELLKKMLKGGK; via the coding sequence ATGACACTAAAATCCATTGCAGACGTTATCTCTCTTGAACAACAGAAACGTGTCGTTTACTCGGCAAAAAACGCAGGACCTACACAGTCTTATTTTTGTGAAGTTGAAAGCAAGCCAGATTGTGATCAACTTCAAGCTGCGGCAAGGATCATCAATATCTTATTTGCCGAGCTTCAGTCATGCTTCCCGGCCTGGAAGGTGACATTCCCGAGCAAATCTGACGTTAACGCGGCGAAGAGAACATGGACCAAGGGCCTGCTGGAAGCAGGCATCACAACAGAGCAACAACTTAAATATGGGCTCCGAAAGGCTCGACAAGTAGATTCACCGTTCTGGCCGTCGCTTGGACAATTTACTAAATGGTGCCAGCCAGATCCTGCGGATTACGGGCTACCAAACACTAGGCAAGCATACCTTGAAGCCTGTAGGAACGCCCATCGACTTACAGAAATGAAATATGATGAATGGAGCCACCCTGCGGTGTACATTGCTTTAAAAAATACTGGGACATTTGACATTCGAAACCGCCCAGCAGCTGAAACTTGGCCTATTTTCAAGCGGAATTATGAAATTGCCACCCGGCGCGCTCTTGTTGGTGAAGATCTTAATGCAGAGATCCCCAAGGCTCTGCCGCCACGGCCTACACCACGGCCAGTAGACCCTGAAGTAGCCAAACAGCATTTAGAACTGCTGAAAAAGATGTTGAAGGGCGGTAAGTAG